Genomic window (Geovibrio ferrireducens):
TTACTCGATAATCTCGGTAACAACACCTGCACCGACTGTTCTACCACCCTCACGAATAGCGAAACGAAGTCCCGCATCCATTGCAATGGGTGTTATAAGCTCTACCACGCAGCTGATGTTATCGCCGGGCATTACCATCTCTGTCCCTTCGGGAAGAGTGATGATTCCGGTAACGTCAGTCGTACGGAAATAGAACTGAGGACGATACCCGCTGAAGAAGGGAGTGTGGCGACCGCCTTCCTCTTTGGTCAGGATGTAGGCTTCTGCTTTGTACCTGCGGTGGGGTTTGATTGAACCCGGTTTGCAAAGTACCTGCCCGCGCTCTACGTCGTCCTTTTTGATTCCTCTCAGAAGAATACCAACGTTATCGCCGGCAACACCTGAGTCAAGAATCTTCCTGAACATCTCTACGCCTGTTACTGTTGTCTTTACTGTATCGCGTATTCCAACGATCTCTACTTCTTCTCCCACTTTAACCTGTCCCTGCTCTATACGGCCGGTTACTACCGTTCCGCGGCCGGATATGCTGAACACGTCTTCTACGGGCATTATGAATTCTTTATCTATTGCTCTCTCAGGCTCAGGAATGTAGCTGTCCATTGCCGCTACGAGTTCGCCGATAGCTCCTGCCCATTTCTCATCTGTGGGGTTCTCAAGTGCTTTAAGAGCGGAACCTTTGATAATGGGTGTGTCGTC
Coding sequences:
- the tuf gene encoding elongation factor Tu yields the protein MAKAKFARTKPHVNVGTIGHVDHGKTTLTAAITCVQAKKGLAEFVDYGNIDKAPEERERGITIATAHVEYESPARHYAHVDCPGHADYVKNMITGAAQMDGAILVVSAADGPMPQTREHILLARQVGVPYIIVFMNKCDMVDDEELLELVELEVRDLLSTYEFPGDDTPIIKGSALKALENPTDEKWAGAIGELVAAMDSYIPEPERAIDKEFIMPVEDVFSISGRGTVVTGRIEQGQVKVGEEVEIVGIRDTVKTTVTGVEMFRKILDSGVAGDNVGILLRGIKKDDVERGQVLCKPGSIKPHRRYKAEAYILTKEEGGRHTPFFSGYRPQFYFRTTDVTGIITLPEGTEMVMPGDNISCVVELITPIAMDAGLRFAIREGGRTVGAGVVTEIIE